The following are encoded in a window of Pangasianodon hypophthalmus isolate fPanHyp1 chromosome 14, fPanHyp1.pri, whole genome shotgun sequence genomic DNA:
- the wdr81 gene encoding WD repeat-containing protein 81 has translation MEWLASALERDLGLDQRQIGPGTRPHELVALVSTRWIMGLRERRVTRCARYDCSSDGDIRTLLQRSQVKLPPGWTRVCIQGLRKSKLGYRIAREPGWHGEGSQDSFMRQMQEVSECNIRNLWHEAYMNHVQPYASATDQTQVLAIDAVQQALQKLFGCTFLSTDRLSPSLSPAREKEKECPLSSSSSAVKQNTDTLCPNVVPAECLLESGEMMYIILPYTRYSLHDVVTYSPAKLANSNAKVLFILYQVLIAMRECHASGLSCGELSLQDIAVDEQLCSRLRISLAHYEKINEDRNAAEYAMRRQMPKTVDDTGAENLRRDVSEQHCQDCHDYLKSLVLDWVHGRVSNFCYLMELNRLAGRREGDPNYHPVLPWVVDFTVPYGRFRDLRRSKFRLNKGDKQLDFTYEMTKEALVAAANGGGGSLFPSDLGASVGPSGSGQSDHLHVPHHISDVLSDITYYVYKARQTPKSVLCSHVRSQWEPNEYPASMERIQSWTPDECIPEFYTDPTIFRSIHPDMPDLEVPPWCNSYEEFIAVHRRLLDSREVSQHLHHWIDLTFGYKLTGKEAVKAKNVCLHLVDNHTHLTSYGVVQLFDQPHPPCLAPYQYSPAEPPHLGPISVSAWQIPPLETTVDVDRTVPEATGCESSGWTLVDRDDELEQGTEALDSLGATVSATTTMPVPIVSSAGGKTTGEHAVLVLSPSHSSVPGETASSTINTLGSMGNILHRGTSIIKKQEGITVSNTSTDDFKINLPEGFKPIQPLEELEKLNIFLVKGLHSEVQNTMDVDRRVSCTASKAPLSFTDLFHRDMQALGVFIAEIFYSSELQCKEPGTSLNARYRAVMKFCFASVRDIPLPLHHALESLLQIHKHTSETESLNLHYAGLPFLFRYDPIYEGLPPPNPWQLLSPVLSPLPFPEYFPALHHFIFSYHSKMVSINSVHGRDIVFSLWQQLQTLLQGDITAEGLEILLPFVLALMTEESTAVYAAWYLFEPISSVLGPRNSSKYLIKPLIGVYENPHCLRGRFYLYTDCFVLQLIVRLGLQAFLSSLLPHVLQVITGFESCRTGAGNEWDGLKALRGGMGGLGEEEEDFECVDGRPSSAASAGKVGGGGGGGSGGVGVGDQGLVDYSSGISLNDQVFIADGEDFQNGFYVNNGSSVGTAGVSAKLQGKNSANKDQDQESLSVGKLSDKSSASEVSIGDGDSTKDRASLKSADSSQDLKQTSDGEDGGDLEDEDATVEEKDRTVQKVPSLELTLSGCTEESEATVGTLEGDFMNGMVQGESEKNIGLEDDEHDPSEDSEEKEHKILLDTVCKTVRWLSAKLGPTVTSRYVARNLLRLLTTCYIGPEKHQFLLSANEESSLDSAGSVYEKKPIVGDQTAKPVLDCLIYIAHLYGEPVLTYQYLPYIGYLVSPPSSCRLNTRKEAGLLGAVVLTQKIIVYLSDTTLMDMLMKINQDVLLPLLDLLTSPKMGFPSGVQSRSAVCLKTLSLMALIWLRIGREMVQQHMADTLCKFFQVFSLLDNLRNQIEKGPRKEVGEYIYIDVCTPGGTEVTCELGVLEELQAVFNPEMAYTSYVPLHCLIGETVIRKLVPNHELVWGLAMSYYNKVSPGSPESNLPGGQSAEMPTSSMGFSPSLSHQFGRSPFPAPSSTSTPLSGDALPESGTFGSHLVGNRIQVARDTEPSGSPNQSSLDIWGRPHVSYIPSSSFVTSMFASMSVGPVSSLSSSSWVLGHTPEDSALKQELPRTSRSLQGNWLAYWQYEIGFNQQDPRFHFHQIRLQSFLGHSGTAKCLAPLAGEDYFLSGSKDKTVKLWPLYNHGDGTREVEPRLTYTDHRKSVFCVAQLEALQQVVSCDGTVHIWDQFTGKQIRCYEALDGKNPITAITTMPPPHCSVVFASADSILRFIDPRKPGLQHEFRLAYNNLSAGLIRCLAVSPGGRTVAAGFSSGFIVLLDARTGLVLRGWPAHEGDILQMKAAEGNLLISSSTDHTLAVWKDLEHKPLHLYRTPSDPIHAFDLYGAEIVAGTVANKIGVYSMMDISASPASCTKLSSENFRGTLTSLAVLPTKRLLLLGSENGAIRLLA, from the exons ATGGAGTGGCTGGCCTCAGCCTTAGAGCGGGACCTTGGACTGGACCAGCGGCAGATTGGACCAGGAACACGACCTCATGAGCTGGTGGCACTCGTTTCGACCCGCTGGATTATGGGACTAAGAGAAAGGAGGGTAACCCGTTGTGCTCGTTATGACTGTAGTAGTGATGGAGATATCCGTACTCTTCTCCAGCGCTCTCAGGTAAAGTTACCACCTGGATGGACTCGTGTTTGCATCCAGGGTCTAAGGAAAAGCAAGTTGGGGTATAGGATTGCCAGGGAGCCAGGCTGGCATGGGGAGGGCTCCCAGGACTCTTTCATGAGACAGATGCAGGAAGTGTCAGAGTGCAACATCAG GAATCTTTGGCATGAGGCGTATATGAACCATGTGCAGCCATATGCAAGTGCTACAGACCAAACACAGGTGTTGGCCATTGATGCAGTACAGCAAGCTTTGCAAAAACTGTTTGGCTGTACATTTCTCTCAACTGACCGGTTGTCGCCATCCCTCTCTCCAgccagagagaaggagaaagagtgTCCTCTATCATCCAGCTCCTCAGCTGTcaagcagaacacagacactcTGTGTCCAAATGTGGTCCCAGCTGAATGCTTGCTTGAGTCAGGGGAGATGATGTACATCATTCTCCCATATACACGATACTCCCTTCATGATGTTGTCACCTACAGTCCAGCTAAGCTTGCCAACAGCAATGCTAAagtattgtttattttgtacCAAGTACTCATAGCAATGCGTGAATGCCATGCATCAGGACTGTCCTGTGGAGAGCTCTCCTTGCAGGATATAGCTGTTGATGAGCAGCTTTGCAGTCGCCTCAGAATTTCCCTAGCACATTATGAAAAAATCAATGAGGACAGGAATGCAGCGGAGTATGCAATGAGAAGGCAAATGCCAAAAACTGTAGACGATACAGGTGCTGAAAATTTAAGAAGAGATGTCAGTGAACAGCACTGCCAGGATTGTCATGATTATCTCAAATCTTTGGTCCTAGACTGGGTTCATGGTAGAGTCAGCAACTTTTGTTATTTGATGGAACTGAACAGATTAGCTGGAAGACGTGAGGGTGACCCCAACTATCACCCAGTTTTACCCTGGGTGGTAGACTTCACTGTACCATATGGAAGATTTCGTGATCTCAGGAGGTCAAAGTTTCGTCTAAATAAGGGTGACAAACAACTGGATTTCACTTATGAAATGACCAAAGAAGCTCTTGTAGCAGCAGCTAATGGAGGTGGTGGAAGCCTCTTTCCTTCCGATCTTGGTGCATCGGTAGGTCCTAGTGGTTCAGGACAGTCAGATCATCTCCATGTGCCGCATCATATTTCAGATGTTCTATCAGACATTACATACTATGTCTACAAGGCTAGACAAACACCCAAATCAGTACTTTGTAGCCATGTTCGTTCTCAGTGGGAGCCCAATGAATACCCAGCTAGCATGGAACGTATTCAGAGTTGGACCCCAGACGAATGCATACCGGAATTCTACACAGATCCTACTATATTTCGGTCCATTCACCCAGACATGCCAGATCTTGAGGTGCCTCCATGGTGTAACTCCTATGAGGAGTTTATTGCAGTGCACAGGCGTCTTTTAGACAGTCGTGAAGTATCCCAGCACCTACACCATTGGATTGACCTAACTTTTGGCTATAAGCTGACAGGTAAAGAAGCAGTAAAAGCCAAGAATGTATGCTTACATTTAGTGGATAACCATACCCATCTAACCAGCTATGGAGTTGTTCAACTGTTTGACCAACCTCACCCACCATGCCTTGCACCTTATCAGTATTCACCAGCAGAACCTCCCCACCTTGGTCCTATCAGTGTGTCAGCATGGCAAATCCCTCCTCTTGAGACTACAGTAGATGTCGATAGAACGGTGCCAGAGGCAACAGGGTGTGAATCTAGTGGTTGGACACTGGTTGATAGGGATGACGAGCTTGAGCAAGGAACAGAGGCTCTTGATTCCTTAGGTGCTACTGTCTCTGCCACCACGACTATGCCAGTACCTATTGTGAGCTCTGCAGGAGGGAAGACAACTGGGGAACATGCTGTTTTGGTATTGTCTCCCTCTCATAGCTCTGTTCCTGGAGAAACTGCAAGCAGCACCATAAATACTCTTGGATCTATGGGTAATATTCTTCACAGAGGAACTTCAATTATTAAGAAGCAGGAAGGTATCACTGTGTCTAACACGAGCACAGatgatttcaaaataaatttgcCAGAAGGATTCAAGCCTATACAGCCTTTAGAAGAGTTAGAGAAGCTTAATATCTTCTTagttaaagggttgcattctgAAGTTCAGAATACAATGGATGTAGACAGGAGAGTGTCATGTACTGCATCAAAAGCACCCTTGTCTTTTACAGACCTATTTCACAGAGACATGCAAGCCCTTGGTGTCTTCAttgcagaaatattttattcatcagAACTCCAATGTAAAGAACCAGGCACATCTTTGAATGCCCGGTATCGAGCAGTAATGAAGTTTTGCTTTGCCAGTGTTAGGGATATCCCACTACCACTTCATCATGCACTTGAGAGCCTTCTACAGATTCACAAGCACACATCTGAGACTGAATCTTTGAACTTGCACTATGCTGGCCTACCATTTCTTTTCAGATATGACCCAATTTATGAGGGCCTTCCACCGCCAAATCCTTGGCAACTGCTTAGTCCCGTGTTATCTCCATTACCTTTCCCTGAATATTTCCCAGCACTCCATCACTTCATTTTCTCTTACCATTCCAAGATGGTGTCCATCAACAGTGTTCACGGTCGGGATATTGTGTTCAGCTTATGGCAACAGCTGCAGACTCTTCTACAGGGTGATATCACTGCAGAGGGACTGGAGATTCTCTTACCTTTTGTGCTTGCTTTAATGACAGAAGAATCTACAGCTGTGTATGCTGCCTGGTACTTATTTGAACCAATCTCCAGTGTCCTTGGACCACGCAATTCCTCAAAATATTTGATAAAGCCACTCATAGGTGTGTATGAAAACCCCCACTGCCTTCGTGGTCGTTTCTACCTCTACACAGACTGTTTTGTACTGCAGCTTATAGTGCGGCTTGGCTTGCAAGCTTTCCTGTCTAGTCTTCTACCTCATGTGCTCCAAGTTATCACTGGATTTGAAAGTTGTCGCACAGGGGCAGGGAATGAATGGGATGGGCTTAAAGCCTTAAGGGGTGGTATGGGTGGCTtaggagaagaggaggaagactTTGAATGTGTGGATGGCAGGCCATCATCAGCTGCCTCAGCTGGCAAAGTGGGAGGAGgcggtggtggtggtagtggagGTGTTGGAGTTGGAGACCAAGGACTTGTGGACTACTCATCAGGCATCAGTCTGAATGACCAGGTCTTTATTGCTGATGGTGAGGACTTTCAGAATGGCTTTTATGTCAATAATGGATCATCTGTAGGAACAGCTGGAGTATCTGCTAAACTGCAAGGCAAGAACTCTGCAAACAAAGACCAAGACCAGGAATCTCTAAGTGTGGGTAAACTAAGCGACAAGAGTAGTGCCAGTGAGGTGTCCATTGGAGATGGAGACTCCACCAAGGATCGTGCAAGTTTAAAATCTGCTGACAGCAGTCAGGACTTAAAGCAGACCAGTGATGGGGAAGATGGAGGTGACCTTGAGGATGAAGATGCAACAGTAGAGGAGAAAGACAGAACAGTACAGAAAGTTCCTAGTCTTGAACTGACATTGTCTGGTTGCACAGAGGAGTCTGAAGCCACAGTGGGTACCCTAGAGGGTGACTTCATGAATGGAATGGTGcaaggagagagtgagaaaaacatAGGGTTAGAGGATGATGAGCATGACCCTTCAGAGGACTCTGAGGAGAAAGAACACAAGATATTATTGG acACTGTTTGCAAGACCGTAAGATGGCTGTCTGCTAAATTGGGGCCCACAGTAACCTCTCGATATGTAGCAAGAAATCTTCTGCGTCTTCTTACTACCTGCTATATAG GCCCTGAGAAGCACCAATTTTTGCTGTCTGCAAATGAAGAGAGTAGCCTTGACAGTGCAGGAAGTGTTTATGAAAAGAAACCAATTGTTGGTGACCAGACTGCAAAGCCAGTTCTTGATTGTCTCATCTACATCGCCCATCTGTATGGAGAGCCTGTTCTGACCTATCAGTACCTGCCATACATTGGCTACCTg GTGTCTCCCCCATCCTCCTGCCGCCTGAATACTCGTAAGGAGGCAGGACTTCTAGGTGCAGTCGTGCTGACTCAAAAGATTATAGTTTATCTATCAGACACCACTTTAATGGACATGCTGATGAAGATCAATCAAGATGTGCTTCTGCCCCTGCTCGACCTGCTCACCTCACCCAAAATGGG TTTTCCCAGTGGGGTGCAGTCCCGttctgctgtgtgtttgaaGACTCTCAGCCTGATGGCACTGATATGGCTGCGAATTGGCAGGGAGATGGTGCAACAACACATGGCAGACACACTTTGCAAGTTCTTTCAAGTCTTCTCTTTGCTGGACAATCTGCGGAACCAG ATAGAGAAAGGCCCCCGAAAAGAGGTTGGAGAGTACATATACATTGATGTCTGCACTCCAGGGGGAACAGAGGTGACCTGTGAACTGGGTGTTCTGGAAGAACTTCAAGCCGTGTTCAACCCAGAGATGGCGTATACCTCCTATGTCCCTTTGCACTGTCTCATTG gTGAGACAGTTATTCGCAAATTAGTTCCTAACCATGAATTAGTTTGGGGACTGGCTATGTCCTACTATAACAAAGTAAGTCCAGGAAGCCCAGAATCAAACCTACCTGGCGGTCAAAGCGCAGAGATGCCCACTTCTTCCATGGGCTTCTCCCCAAGCTTAAGTCACCAATTTGGTCGCAGTCCTTTCCCAGCCCCCTCGTCCACCTCAACTCCTCTTAGTGGGGATGCCCTTCCCGAGTCTGGAACCTTTGGCAGTCACTTGGTAGGAAATCGCATCCAAGTAGCACGGGACACTGAACCAAGTGGGAGCCCGAATCAGTCCTCTCTTGATATCTGGGGACGGCCTCATGTGAGCTATATTCCATCATCAAGCTTTGTCACGTCCATGTTTGCCTCAATGTCAGTGGGACCAGTTTCCTCACTTTCTTCATCCTCTTGGGTTCTGGGTCACACTCCAGAGGACAGTGCACTGAAGCAGGAACTCCCACGCACTAGTCGTTCTCTGCAGGGTAACTGGCTGGCATACTGGCAATATGAGATTGGCTTCAACCAGCAGGACCCACGTTTCCATTTCCACCAGATCCGCCTGCAGAGCTTTTTGGGCCACTCGGGCACAGCTAAATGTCTGGCTCCACTAGCTGGTGAGGACTACTTTCTTTCTGGAAGCAAAGACAAAACAGTGAAACTCTGGCCACTGTATAATCATGGTGATGGTACTCGAGAGGTGGAGCCTCGGCTGACGTACACAGACCATCGCAAGtctgtgttctgtgttgcacaGCTGGAGGCGTTACAGCAGGTGGTGAGCTGTGATGGCACTGTGCACATTTGGGATCAGTTCACAG gcAAGCAGATTCGGTGTTATGAAGCACTTGATGGAAAGAATCCCATCACGGCCATCACCACTATGCCACCTCCTCACTGCAGCGTGGTGTTTGCCAGTGCTGACTCTATCCTTCGTTTTATAGACCCACGCAAGCCTGGCCTACAG CATGAGTTTCGCCTGGCCTATAACAACCTGAGTGCGGGTCTAATCCGCTGCCTGGCTGTGAGCCCCGGAGGACGAACAGTGGCGGCTGGATTCTCCTCAGGCTTCATAGTGTTGTTGGATGCACGGACTGGGCTGGTACTGCGAGGCTGGCCTGCTCATGAGGGAGATATACTGCAGATGAAG GCAGCAGAGGGGAATTTGCTGATTAGTTCCTCCACTGATCACACTTTGGCAGTGTGGAAAGATCTGGAGCACAAGCCCCTTCATCTATACAGGACTCCCTCTGATCCCATCCATGCCTTTGACCTCTATGGTGCTGAGATTGTGGCAGGCACTGTAGCAAATAAGATAGGCGTGTACTCCATGATGGACATCTCTGCCAGCCCAGCTAGTTGCACCAAACTTAGCTCTGAGAACTTCCGCGGGACCCTCACCAGCCTGGCAGTGTTGCCCACCAAAAGACTCCTGCTGCTGGGTTCGGAGAACGGCGCCATCAGACTGCTGGCTTAA
- the serpinf2b gene encoding serpin peptidase inhibitor, clade F (alpha-2 antiplasmin, pigment epithelium derived factor), member 2b isoform X1: MDLRLLVLLFLCYCQQGWTDGLALLQEDVVSEDEKVTVIPLIPLINSSPRTDVVSSNVSHTEELTPDGFATSTATTENAESSSEEDLDESCGAMNSKELHRAIGSGIMKFGLELLETLKADPKQSNIIISPLSVSLALSQLALGARNDTEELLLQHLHADTVPCYHKALKSLLHHVRKNALQIASRIYLADGFRPNQEFIEESLKIYDSKPAALIDMEEINEWVEKSTNGHVTDFLSSLPPNLVMMLINAVHYKGEWLRRFDPHFTSSEPFYIDEKQIVSVDMMLGPKYPLSLFNHNELDAQIARFPFKGNMSLIIVMPIIGSVDVSAIAAKLNISDLYNHFPRERSMQVKLPKFKLDFTQELEEALTSMGLRELFSSPNLGGISEGPLLVSSVQHKSSIEINEEGAEAMAATSVAISRSNPSFTVNQPFFLALLDDSTQTPLFLGVISNPNPSGTVVTLGPSLLDKGEFPSTKHFDKPPK; this comes from the exons ATGGATTTAAGATTACTTGTACTCCTTTTCCTCTGTTACTGCCAACAAGGCTGGACG GATGGTCTTGCACTTTTACAGGAGGATGTCGTTTCAGAGGATGAAAAGGTCACTGTGATTCCTCTCATACCCCTGATAAACAGCAGTCCCAGAACA GATGTAGTAAGCTCCAACGTGTCCCACACAGAAGAATTAACTCCAGATGGCTTTGCTACCTCTACCGCCACTACTGAAAATGCAGAGAGCTCCTCAGAGGAAGATTTGGATGAGTCGTGTGGTGCTATGAATTCTAAAGAACTTCATCGGGCCATAGGGAGTGGGATTATGAAGTTTGGTCTGGAGCTGTTGGAGACCCTGAAGGCAGATCCGAAACAATCAAATATTATCATTTCCCCCCTGAGTGTGTCCTTAGCTCTCTCTCAGTTGGCTCTGG GAGCGAGGAATGACACAGAAGAGCTCCTCCTTCAGCACCTACATGCTGATACAGTGCCATGCTACCACAAAGCACTGAAAAGCCTTCTCCACCATGTCCGCAAAAATGCCCTGCAAATCGCCAGCCGCATCTACCTTGCTGATG GATTTAGGCCAAACCAGGAGTTTATAGAAGAGTCTCTCAAAATATATGATTCAAAGCCTGCAGCCTTGATTGATATGGAGGAGATCAATGAGTGGGTAGAGAAATCCACAAATGGCCATGTCACAGACTTCCTGTCCAGTCTCCCTCCTAACCTTGTCATGATGCTTATCAATGCTGTGCACTACAAAG GAGAGTGGCTCCGGCGCTTTGACCCTCACTTTACCTCCAGTGAACCTTTTTATATTGATGAGAAACAAATAGTCAGTGTTGACATGATGCTTGGGCCAAAATACCCACTCAGCCTTTTCAACCATAATGAACTTGATGCGCAG ATTGCTCGTTTCCCGTTCAAAGGGAACATGAGCCTGATAATTGTAATGCCCATAATAGGATCGGTTGACGTGTCAGCCATTGCAGCCAAACTCAATATCTCAGATCTATATAATCACTTCCCACGAGAGAGAAGTATGCAAGTTAAACTCCCCAAATTCAAATTGGATTTTACTCAGGAACTTGAAGAGGCCCTGACAAGCATGG GTCTAAGGGAGCTGTTCTCAAGTCCCAATCTGGGTGGTATCTCAGAAGGACCCCTGCTGGTCTCCAGTGTACAGCACAAGTCCAGCATTGAGATCAATGAGGAGGGTGCAGAGGCTATGGCTGCAACCAGTGTAGCAATCAGCCGCTCTAATCCCTCTTTTACAGTCAACCAGCCTTTTTTCTTGGCCCTTTTAGATGATTCCACTCAAACGCCACTTTTTCTGGGGGTTATttcaaaccctaaccctagcggAACTGTGGTAACATTAGGTCCAAGCCTTTTAGATAAAGGAGAGTTTCCTAGTACAAAGCATTTTGACAAGCCACCCAAGTAA
- the serpinf2b gene encoding serpin peptidase inhibitor, clade F (alpha-2 antiplasmin, pigment epithelium derived factor), member 2b isoform X2, with product MDLRLLVLLFLCYCQQGWTEDVVSEDEKVTVIPLIPLINSSPRTDVVSSNVSHTEELTPDGFATSTATTENAESSSEEDLDESCGAMNSKELHRAIGSGIMKFGLELLETLKADPKQSNIIISPLSVSLALSQLALGARNDTEELLLQHLHADTVPCYHKALKSLLHHVRKNALQIASRIYLADGFRPNQEFIEESLKIYDSKPAALIDMEEINEWVEKSTNGHVTDFLSSLPPNLVMMLINAVHYKGEWLRRFDPHFTSSEPFYIDEKQIVSVDMMLGPKYPLSLFNHNELDAQIARFPFKGNMSLIIVMPIIGSVDVSAIAAKLNISDLYNHFPRERSMQVKLPKFKLDFTQELEEALTSMGLRELFSSPNLGGISEGPLLVSSVQHKSSIEINEEGAEAMAATSVAISRSNPSFTVNQPFFLALLDDSTQTPLFLGVISNPNPSGTVVTLGPSLLDKGEFPSTKHFDKPPK from the exons ATGGATTTAAGATTACTTGTACTCCTTTTCCTCTGTTACTGCCAACAAGGCTGGACG GAGGATGTCGTTTCAGAGGATGAAAAGGTCACTGTGATTCCTCTCATACCCCTGATAAACAGCAGTCCCAGAACA GATGTAGTAAGCTCCAACGTGTCCCACACAGAAGAATTAACTCCAGATGGCTTTGCTACCTCTACCGCCACTACTGAAAATGCAGAGAGCTCCTCAGAGGAAGATTTGGATGAGTCGTGTGGTGCTATGAATTCTAAAGAACTTCATCGGGCCATAGGGAGTGGGATTATGAAGTTTGGTCTGGAGCTGTTGGAGACCCTGAAGGCAGATCCGAAACAATCAAATATTATCATTTCCCCCCTGAGTGTGTCCTTAGCTCTCTCTCAGTTGGCTCTGG GAGCGAGGAATGACACAGAAGAGCTCCTCCTTCAGCACCTACATGCTGATACAGTGCCATGCTACCACAAAGCACTGAAAAGCCTTCTCCACCATGTCCGCAAAAATGCCCTGCAAATCGCCAGCCGCATCTACCTTGCTGATG GATTTAGGCCAAACCAGGAGTTTATAGAAGAGTCTCTCAAAATATATGATTCAAAGCCTGCAGCCTTGATTGATATGGAGGAGATCAATGAGTGGGTAGAGAAATCCACAAATGGCCATGTCACAGACTTCCTGTCCAGTCTCCCTCCTAACCTTGTCATGATGCTTATCAATGCTGTGCACTACAAAG GAGAGTGGCTCCGGCGCTTTGACCCTCACTTTACCTCCAGTGAACCTTTTTATATTGATGAGAAACAAATAGTCAGTGTTGACATGATGCTTGGGCCAAAATACCCACTCAGCCTTTTCAACCATAATGAACTTGATGCGCAG ATTGCTCGTTTCCCGTTCAAAGGGAACATGAGCCTGATAATTGTAATGCCCATAATAGGATCGGTTGACGTGTCAGCCATTGCAGCCAAACTCAATATCTCAGATCTATATAATCACTTCCCACGAGAGAGAAGTATGCAAGTTAAACTCCCCAAATTCAAATTGGATTTTACTCAGGAACTTGAAGAGGCCCTGACAAGCATGG GTCTAAGGGAGCTGTTCTCAAGTCCCAATCTGGGTGGTATCTCAGAAGGACCCCTGCTGGTCTCCAGTGTACAGCACAAGTCCAGCATTGAGATCAATGAGGAGGGTGCAGAGGCTATGGCTGCAACCAGTGTAGCAATCAGCCGCTCTAATCCCTCTTTTACAGTCAACCAGCCTTTTTTCTTGGCCCTTTTAGATGATTCCACTCAAACGCCACTTTTTCTGGGGGTTATttcaaaccctaaccctagcggAACTGTGGTAACATTAGGTCCAAGCCTTTTAGATAAAGGAGAGTTTCCTAGTACAAAGCATTTTGACAAGCCACCCAAGTAA